From one Chloroflexota bacterium genomic stretch:
- a CDS encoding ABC transporter permease: MAQVIIRRLLWFIPVFFLVTGITFVTMHSLPGGPFDKEKTPPALVEQMEAIYGLDRPLPEQYITWLGNVVRLRFGPSLAFRGQPVENYLLPGLAVSAQLGLLAMAFALLVGLPAGIIAALKHGTWLDHGATFIAILGVSIPALILGPLLYWIFGLELGWLPVAKWASLSDGLVPYIRHAMLPAITLGAGVSAIIARLTRASLLQVLHEDYIRAAHAKGLHPWVVTTRHALRNALIPIVTFLGPITAIVLTGSLVVEQIFAIPGMGRYFVTSISSRDYPMVMAIVVIYSVIIVGANLAVDISYVFLDPRSRDTT, from the coding sequence ATGGCCCAAGTTATCATCCGCCGCCTCTTGTGGTTCATCCCGGTGTTCTTTCTCGTCACCGGTATCACCTTCGTGACCATGCATTCCCTGCCGGGCGGGCCCTTTGACAAGGAGAAGACGCCGCCGGCCCTGGTTGAGCAGATGGAGGCCATCTATGGCCTCGACCGCCCCTTGCCAGAGCAATACATCACCTGGTTGGGCAACGTGGTGCGCCTGCGCTTTGGCCCCTCCCTGGCCTTCCGGGGGCAGCCGGTGGAGAACTACCTGCTGCCCGGCCTGGCGGTCTCGGCCCAGCTGGGCCTGCTGGCCATGGCCTTCGCCTTGTTGGTGGGCCTGCCCGCCGGAATCATAGCCGCGCTCAAACATGGCACCTGGCTCGATCACGGAGCGACGTTCATCGCCATCCTGGGCGTCTCCATCCCTGCCCTGATCCTGGGCCCCTTGCTCTACTGGATCTTTGGCCTGGAACTGGGCTGGCTGCCGGTGGCCAAGTGGGCCAGCTTGAGCGATGGCCTAGTGCCCTATATCAGGCATGCTATGCTGCCGGCCATCACCCTGGGCGCCGGTGTCTCGGCCATCATCGCCCGCCTGACCCGGGCCAGCCTGCTGCAGGTGCTGCACGAGGACTACATTCGGGCCGCCCATGCCAAGGGCCTGCACCCCTGGGTTGTTACCACACGCCACGCCCTGAGGAATGCCCTGATCCCGATAGTCACTTTCCTGGGTCCCATCACAGCTATCGTACTGACCGGCTCGCTGGTCGTCGAGCAGATCTTCGCCATTCCCGGCATGGGCCGCTACTTCGTCACCAGCATCTCCAGCCGGGACTACCCCATGGTGATGGCCATCGTCGTCATCTATTCGGTCATCATCGTCGGGGCCAACCTGGCTGTGGATATCAGCTATGTCTTCCTCGATCCCCGAAGCCGTGACACAACCTGA
- a CDS encoding ABC transporter permease, which yields MSSSIPEAVTQPEPAPVELDLAPPRRARGLWRDTIGYLLRDPLVVAFLLFILLLVVVSLFPDRFAPLSYEQTSFADKLAKPGTIATAEKLEGHRYLFGSDRLGRDILSRLVYGTRISIAVAFVGATVSFGIGLAYGLISGYSSARVDNVMMRVVDVIYGYPTLILVILLQVFLTAIARQDLSETTGLQRVVIGLDQSSGGLFFIFVAVGAVSWLGIARLTRGQVLHHKNQEFVQAAQSVGVPRGRIMRRHLLPNVLGPAIVAGTLAIPTYIYTEAFLSFIGLGVQPPTPSWGGMISNGYGALRSAPHLIVSPAIALFLTMLAFNFLGDAVRDAMDPRVRHR from the coding sequence ATGTCTTCCTCGATCCCCGAAGCCGTGACACAACCTGAACCGGCCCCGGTGGAACTGGATCTGGCGCCGCCGCGGCGGGCGCGCGGGCTGTGGCGAGATACGATCGGCTATCTGCTGCGCGATCCCCTGGTTGTCGCCTTCCTGCTCTTCATTCTGCTATTGGTGGTGGTGTCGCTCTTCCCCGACCGGTTCGCTCCCCTGAGCTACGAGCAGACCAGCTTTGCCGACAAGCTGGCCAAGCCCGGCACCATTGCTACTGCGGAGAAGCTGGAGGGTCACCGTTACCTCTTTGGCTCCGATCGCCTGGGCCGGGACATCCTGAGCCGGTTGGTTTACGGCACCCGGATCTCCATCGCCGTGGCCTTCGTAGGTGCCACTGTCAGCTTTGGAATCGGCCTGGCCTATGGGCTGATCTCTGGTTACTCCAGCGCCCGGGTGGACAACGTGATGATGCGGGTGGTGGATGTGATCTACGGTTATCCCACCCTGATCCTGGTTATTCTGCTGCAGGTCTTCCTGACCGCCATTGCCCGCCAGGACCTCAGCGAGACCACGGGCCTGCAGCGGGTGGTCATCGGGTTGGACCAGAGCTCGGGGGGGCTCTTCTTTATCTTCGTGGCCGTCGGCGCGGTGAGCTGGTTGGGCATTGCCCGGCTGACGCGAGGCCAGGTGCTGCATCACAAGAACCAGGAATTCGTGCAGGCCGCGCAGTCGGTGGGCGTTCCCAGAGGGCGAATCATGCGCCGGCATCTGTTGCCCAATGTGCTGGGCCCGGCTATCGTGGCCGGGACCCTGGCCATCCCCACCTATATCTACACCGAGGCCTTTCTCAGCTTCATCGGCCTGGGCGTCCAGCCCCCCACACCCAGCTGGGGCGGGATGATCAGCAATGGCTATGGCGCGCTGCGCTCGGCACCCCACCTGATTGTCTCGCCGGCCATCGCCCTTTTCCTGACCATGCTGGCCTTTAACTTCCTGGGAGATGCCGTGCGCGACGCCATGGATCCCCGTGTGCGCCATCGCTAG
- the rhaI gene encoding L-rhamnose isomerase, protein MTDYQAEYEILAERLNARRINIEAVKEALKRQHVETPSWGYANSGTRFKAFAWPGAATTTQEKLDDAAMVHRMTGIAPTVAVHIPWDRPEDGDFDGMCQYAEAQGIRIGAVNPNVFQDDQYRLGSLGNPNPSIQEQALDHILECCAIMPKLKSSDLSLWFADGTNYPGQDSLRGRKQRFEHHLRTIYQHLPGESRMLIEYKFFEPAFYSTDLPDWGTSYAWSLKLGPQAQVLVDLGHHAQGVNIEQIVAFLLDEGRLGGFHFNNRKYADDDLIVGSVNPYELFLIFNEIVDAAQGDDQPAKATAQRIAFMIDQCHNVEGKIAPMIYSVLNCQEAYAKALLVRREDLAQAQGEGNVLGAHSVLNDASRTDVRPLLAQVRAESGLPTDPIAAYWASGYEETIQKERGLAATSGGFQ, encoded by the coding sequence ATGACCGATTATCAAGCCGAATATGAGATCCTGGCCGAGCGGCTCAACGCCCGGCGCATCAACATCGAAGCGGTGAAGGAGGCGCTCAAAAGGCAACATGTAGAGACCCCCAGCTGGGGCTATGCCAACAGTGGCACCCGTTTCAAGGCTTTTGCCTGGCCGGGCGCGGCCACAACCACCCAGGAAAAGCTGGATGACGCTGCCATGGTACACAGAATGACCGGCATTGCCCCCACTGTGGCCGTTCACATCCCCTGGGACCGGCCCGAAGATGGCGATTTCGATGGCATGTGCCAGTACGCCGAGGCGCAAGGCATCCGTATCGGCGCTGTCAATCCCAACGTCTTTCAGGATGATCAATACCGTCTCGGTTCCCTGGGCAACCCCAACCCCTCCATTCAGGAACAGGCACTGGATCATATCCTCGAATGTTGCGCTATCATGCCCAAACTGAAGAGCAGCGATCTCAGCCTCTGGTTCGCCGACGGCACCAACTACCCCGGGCAGGATAGTTTGCGCGGGCGTAAACAGCGCTTCGAGCATCACCTGCGCACCATTTACCAACATCTACCAGGCGAAAGCCGCATGCTGATCGAGTATAAGTTCTTTGAACCGGCCTTCTACAGCACCGATCTGCCCGACTGGGGTACGTCTTATGCCTGGTCGCTGAAACTGGGACCACAAGCCCAGGTGCTCGTCGATCTGGGACACCACGCTCAAGGAGTAAACATCGAACAGATCGTAGCGTTTCTGCTGGATGAGGGCCGACTGGGCGGATTCCATTTCAACAACCGCAAATACGCCGACGATGACCTGATCGTGGGCAGCGTCAATCCATACGAACTGTTTCTGATCTTCAATGAGATCGTGGATGCAGCTCAGGGTGACGACCAACCGGCAAAGGCCACGGCACAGCGTATCGCTTTCATGATCGACCAGTGTCACAATGTCGAGGGCAAAATAGCGCCGATGATATATTCTGTGCTCAACTGCCAGGAAGCCTATGCCAAAGCGCTGCTGGTACGGCGGGAAGACCTGGCGCAGGCGCAAGGCGAAGGCAATGTCCTGGGAGCGCACAGCGTACTGAATGACGCCTCCCGCACCGACGTGCGTCCGCTGCTGGCGCAAGTCCGCGCTGAGTCGGGCCTGCCAACCGATCCCATCGCCGCCTACTGGGCCAGCGGGTACGAGGAGACTATCCAGAAGGAGAGGGGGCTGGCTGCGACAAGCGGCGGCTTCCAGTAG
- a CDS encoding acetylxylan esterase yields the protein MPLQFDLSFDELFTYQGTNPRPDDFDSYWDAAIAEIRVQDPQVELVPAGFQTDFAECFHLYFTGVGGARVHAKLWRPKNATGPHPALLVFHGYSWHAGDWSERLGYAAQGYTVAALDCRGQGGQSEDPGGVQGWTLRGHMVRGLGGPSEKLLFRQIFLDTALLARIVMDMPEVDEKRVGVTGGSQGGGLTLACASLEPRIKLAAPVFPFLCDYKRVWEIDLDVGAYAELREWFRRFDPTHARENEVFTQLGYIDVQYLSPRIQAEILMGVGLMDQICPPSSQFAAYNRIQSKKDVVFYPDFGHEPLPGHADRIFQFMMNL from the coding sequence ATGCCATTGCAATTTGACCTATCCTTCGACGAGCTTTTCACTTACCAGGGCACCAATCCCAGGCCCGATGACTTCGACAGCTATTGGGATGCTGCCATCGCTGAAATCCGAGTCCAGGATCCACAGGTGGAGTTGGTGCCGGCCGGATTTCAAACCGACTTCGCCGAGTGTTTCCACCTTTACTTCACAGGCGTCGGCGGCGCCCGCGTGCACGCCAAGCTATGGCGGCCGAAAAACGCCACCGGGCCTCACCCTGCTCTGCTGGTCTTTCACGGCTATTCGTGGCACGCGGGCGACTGGTCAGAGCGACTTGGCTACGCGGCCCAGGGCTATACGGTTGCCGCGCTGGACTGTCGTGGTCAGGGCGGGCAATCGGAAGACCCGGGTGGCGTCCAGGGCTGGACCCTTCGGGGGCACATGGTTCGCGGCCTTGGTGGCCCCTCCGAGAAACTGCTTTTTCGCCAGATCTTCCTCGATACCGCCCTGCTGGCGCGCATCGTTATGGACATGCCAGAGGTGGATGAAAAGCGTGTGGGCGTCACCGGTGGCAGCCAGGGCGGAGGCCTGACCCTGGCCTGCGCGTCCCTTGAACCTCGCATCAAGCTTGCTGCACCTGTCTTCCCCTTCCTCTGCGATTACAAGCGTGTCTGGGAGATCGATCTGGACGTGGGCGCCTACGCCGAGTTGCGTGAGTGGTTTCGACGCTTCGATCCCACCCATGCCCGGGAGAACGAGGTGTTTACCCAGCTGGGCTACATCGACGTGCAGTATCTCAGTCCACGTATCCAGGCGGAGATACTGATGGGCGTTGGCCTTATGGACCAGATATGTCCACCCTCCTCCCAGTTTGCCGCCTACAACAGGATTCAGTCCAAAAAGGATGTTGTTTTCTACCCCGATTTCGGCCACGAGCCTCTACCAGGGCATGCGGACCGCATCTTTCAGTTCATGATGAACCTGTAA